GGCAAACGTCCTGATATTAACTCATAAATTACTATTGCAAGGCTATAAATATCAGCACGGTTATCAATTTTTGGCCCTCCATCTTTTGGCTTTGAACCCCATTGTTCAGGGGACATATAGCCAGGTGTTCCTAAAATTTGATCGTTTCTGGTTGCTGCTGTTATGCGGTCATTAAAGACTTTGGCAATACCTAAATCTAAAAGCTTAATTACAGCTTGCCCATCATTAGTTTTACCAAACATAATATTTTCTGGCTTTAAGTCACGGTGAACTATTCCTAATGCATGTGCTGAATTTAATGCGTCTGCAATGGGGTTAATGGTTTCTAAAGCTTCTTTTACAGAAAATGGCCCTTGTTCTTCTAATACTTCTTTTAAGGTTTGCCCTAAAATATGCTCCATAACCATATAAGCAGTACCATCAGGCATAGTTCTTAAATCATGAACTGAAACAACATTAGGATGTCGAAATCTTCTAGCTGTTTGACCTTCTCTTAAAAATCTACGTAGCGATTCTGGATCGTTATTAAAATTACCTGAGAGAATTTTTATTGCTACATTGTCGCCTAAAAGAATATGACGCGCTCGGTAGACTGTTCCCATTCCACCTTCACCAAGCAAGGCATCGATTTGGTATTGACCATCTAGGACAGTTCCTATTAGTGAGCTTTTGTCTATGTCTAAAACTTCACCATCTACAGGACAGAAATTTAATGACTCTTCAAATTGTTTTTGACAAACCGGACAAATTTTCATAAGAAATTAAAAATTAGTAGTTTTATAAACTCCAATTAAGCAAAAATTTTATTAAAGATACATTATTTGCTTTTATTGGGCTAGCAAGTGATAGCAACAAGGTAACTATGCTTAAATAATAAAAGTTGCATTTATATTAGATTTTAGTTATTTAGGGTAGCTAAAATAGAGGTTAAGTCAGCAGCTAAGTCTTGGGCCGAGGGGCGTTTTTCAGGATCTTTTACTAGAGCTTTTAATACAGCTTCATCCAATTGGGCAGGAATATCAACTAAAATACTACTTAATGGTTGTGGGTCTTCTGTAAGTTGCATGTTAATTAATGCCCAAACATTGTCATCAAAAGAGTCAAATGGAGGATAACCAGATAAAATCTCATAAAGCACTACACCTAGGCTATAAACATCTGATTTACCATCATACGTTTTATTGCTTAAGCGTTCAGGAGACATATAAGTTGGTGTACCAATTAAAGTTCCAGTTCCAGTTAATTTGCTTAATTCCATGTTAAAAGTATCACCAGCAAGTTTAGCAATACCAAAATCTACAACTTTAACAACTTCGCCTTCTGTTGATTGGTGTAGAAAAATATTGTCTGGTTTAATATCCCGGTGAATGATGCCAACTTCATGAGCTTGGGCTAAAACATTGCAAACAGGAATGATAATTTCTAAAGCTCTTTTTGCTGGCAAGCGGGATTTGCTTTCTAATTCTTGAGCAAGTGTTTTTCCTTGTAGTAGTTCCATTACTAGATAAGCAATTCCACCAGGCGTAATATTTGAATCTAGCACAGCAACTGCATTAGGGTGATTAATTCGACAAGCTGAAATACCTTCTAAACGAAATCTTTCTAATGCTTCTGAATTAACATTTCCGCTAGCAGGACGAAATATCTTTACAGCAACCGGACGTTGCATTGACACATGTGTAGCTTGATAAATTACTCCATAACCACCTGAGCCGATTTTTGTTTCTAGTCGATATTTATCATCAAGTATTGTGCTAGGTAAAATATCAGACATTGCAGAAAAGATTTTTTCAGCACGTTTATAAGATTCAACCAATTGTTCTTTGGAAAGGACTAATTGAGAATTTTTTTCTGCTAACTCTTTATTAACCTGTTCTAAAAGTGAATTTTTTTGCTCTGTCTCACGATGAGAAGTTGCTAACTCTTTGTTAACTTGTTCTAAAAGTGAATTTTTTTGTTCAATTTGCTTTGCTGATAAAAGTAACTGCTCATTTTTTTGATTTAGCTCTAAAGTACGTTCTTGGACTTTGCTTTCTAAAAGCTCATTACGACGTTGTAAAACTTTTACTCTATAACGTACACCTGTATAACCTAAAGCTAGAAATGATGAAATATAAAAAGCATATGCCCAATTAGTTTTTAAGGGGTGTGTTTTTAGGGTGAAATAGAAACTTGCTCCTGTTTCATTCCAAACACCATCATTATTACAAGCTATTACCCTAAATTGATAATCTCCAGGCGGAATATGTGTATAGTAAGCAATTCGCCTAGTATTTGCTACTACCCAATCTTTATCATAACCAACCAACATAAACTTAAATTTAACTTTTTCTAAAGCTAGAAAACTTAAGCCAGTGTAATGAAATTCATATTTTTCTTTTCCTGGATCTAAAACTACTTTTTCTGTAGGGTTTAATGACACACCATCAACAATTGCTTTAGTAATATAAACATCTGGAGCCAACTGGTTTAACTTAATCTCATCAGGAGCAATAGTTGTAATTCCTTTAGCCGTAGCAAACCATAAACGCCCATCTTTAGATTTAATAGCACAGGGCTGAGAGGCACCATTACATTGGTGGGTTTTCATTCCATCAATTTTTCCATACATTGTATAAGCGATACTACTTATTTTGCCTTGGTCATAATCATTAAAATCGCGCTTTCTTACGCTTAAAATACCTTTGCTAGTGCTAGCCCATAAATAACCACGGCTATCTTCTAGGATTTGAAAAGAAATTCCATCAAATAAGCCTGTACTAGTTGCATAAGGAGTAAATTTTCCTTGCTTGTACCTAGTAAAACCATCATTAGTAGTAAACCAAATATCTCCTTGACTATCTTGATAAGCAGAAAAAACAGCATTTCCAGAAACACCATCTTTTTTAGTATGACTAAAAAATTGACCATTCTTATAAGAATTAAGACCACTATAAGTGCCAAACCAAAGATTACCCTCACGGTCTAAAAAAATAGTCCTAACACTAAGGTTTAATAAGCCTTCTTTTACTCCAAAGTTAGTAAATTTCCCATCCTTAAATAAACTAGCTCCACCTCCATTAGTACCAAACCAAAAGTTACCTTCCTTGTCTTGATTAATGCAGTAAATACTATTATGTGGCAGACCATCTTTAGTAGTGTAGTTAGTAAATTTCCCATTATAGAAACAGCTTAAACCTTCATTAGTCCCAACCCATAATTTACCCTCTTTATCCTCATGTAAAGAGCGAACAAGGTCGCTTACCAGGCCATCTTTAGTAGTGTAATTAGTGAATTTTCCATTTTGAAATAAAGATAAGCCGCCTCCATCAGTTCCAACCCAGAAATTACCTTTTGAATCCTCTAAAACAGCACGAACAAAGTCATTAGCTAGCCCATCACTAGAGGTATAGTTAATAAATTTACTAGTTCTAAAACGATTTAGCCCTGAAGTAGTGCCAACCCATAAACTACCTTCACGGTCTTCTAGCAAAGAGCGAATATTGTCATTAGATAAACCCTGTTTTATTTGGTAAACCTCTACTTTGTCATTAAATAAGCGTTGCAATCCACCGTTTTCTGTTCCTAACCAAATATTGCCGTCTGTATCAGGTAAAATTGAGCGAATATTATTAGTTGTTAACCCTTCTTGAGTCGTATAAATTTTCTTTACCCCATCTTGCCAAAAACTGCACCTGCTGGGGTAGAAAGCCATAAACCAGCTTGTTTGTTAGCATAAATTGTTCTAATAGAATTATTTGGCAACCCATCTTTGGTAGTGTAATTAGTAAACTGCCCATTTTTGAAGAGCGATAATCCTTCTTCTGTGCCAATCCATAAATTGCCAAGCGAATCTTCAGTAATAGCTCGTACTTGGTTATTAACAAGTCCATTGCTGGTTGTGTAGCTAATAAACTTATTGTTTTGAAGCAAATTTATTCCATTGTCAGTCCCAACCCATAATTTACCAGTCCTGTCCTGATAAATCGTTCTAACTGTATCATTTGAAAGACCTGTTTCTTGACCATAAGCCTTAAAGCGTCCATCTCGAAAACTAGCAAGGCCACCTTCTAACATTCCTATCCACAACGTACCAGCACGGTCTTCATATAATGTTAGGACTCCAGGACGCTTTAACTCTGGAGTATTGCGGTTGTTATAAGCAATAAATTCAATTCCATCAAAGCGTACTACTCCTTCATAAGTTCCCATCCAAATATACCCGTCACGAGATTGTATTAAACAATGAACAGTGCTTTGAGGAAGTTCATCATTCCAAATATCGTGTCCATATTGAGTAATTAATTGTTTGGGATCTAGGGCAAAGCTTAAAGAGGGAAATAAAATTAAATGACTAATAATTAAAATAAGTGCGACACACACACATCTAACTACATTAACAAAACCTATCATAATTATTGTCCTAAAAACCTAGCTTTAAAAATATTTTATTAAAATTTATTAGAAATTATTTATGTAATCTTAGGGGTACAAGACAGTTTACTATCTTTCTAATTTGTTGGCGATTTTTCTTAGATAAGTTTTAATCTTCTGTCAAATAAATTCTTGGTACTCTAGCAGATAACCCGCAGGTAATTTCATAGGAAATTGTGTTAATTGTAGATGCTACTTTTTCTGCTGAAATACTTTTGCCTCCCATTTGCCCAATTAAAGTTACTCGGTCGCCTAAAGCTACATTTGCTATATCTGTTACATCAATTAGGGTTAAGTCCATACTTACACGTCCAACAATTGTAGCTAGTTGATTATGTACTAAAACTTGCCCAATGTTTGAATAGCTACGCGCCAAACCATCTTCATAACCAATTGGTATTGTAGCTATTAAACTTTTCTTCTATTAGTAAAAAAAGTATTGCAATAGCCCAAACTAGTATTAGCAGCGACTTTTTTAGTAATATTATTGTTGAATGTAAAGAAAGAGCCGGTTTTACTTTTAGCTTTACATTAGGTGCAATTGTATCCGTTAACCCATAAAGCAGCCCACCTGCACGAACTAAGTTTCCATAAGCTTGCGGCCAACTACAAGTTGCAGCACTATTTGCTGTATGTTGATAAGTAGGGTTAAAGCCTGCTTGTCTAATTTGGCTTAAACAATCTTCAAATATTGTTAATTGTTTTTTTGTAAATTCAGACTTTTCTAGCTCATCAGCAGAAGCTAAATGTGTCATTACTCCATCTAAAATTACTTCAGGATAAATTTTTAGCTTTTCTAAAAATGTTGGTAACTCATCTGGCAAAATACCTAAACGCCCCATTCCAGTATCTATTTTAAGATGAAATTTCCAACTACAAGCAGCTTGTCTTGCTGCTTCAACCAAATTTTCTAACATATCAAAACGATAAATTGTTGGTACTAAATTATACTTAATACATTTAGAGGCCTTGCTTGATTTCCAGAATCCACCTAAACATAAAATTGGGGTTTTAACGCCTGTTTCACGTAGTTTTACAGCTTCTTCTGTTAGAGCAACGCCAAACCAATCTGGTTTAATAGCTTGATTTTCTAAGTATTTAGCAACTTCACTTGCACCATGACCATAAGCATCAGCTTTAATTACAGCCATAACTTTTACTGAACTACCTACAAACTCTTTTATTTTCTGATAATTATCTGCAATATAATCTAATCTTACTTCTGCCCAAGTAGGTCTCATTTTCCACCTTAAAATATAGATAAAAATAAATTTAGTAAAATGTAAATAGCCTAGTAAACTATTACTAGGCTATTACTAGGCTATTTATTTGGCAAATTATCGAAAATGCGGCATTACTTCTTTAGCAAACATTTCCATATTTTTATTTACTAAATCTTCTGGCATATCGCCA
The sequence above is drawn from the Blastocatellia bacterium genome and encodes:
- a CDS encoding protein kinase, with the translated sequence MAFYPSRCSFWQDGVKKIYTTQEGLTTNNIRSILPDTDGNIWLGTENGGLQRLFNDKVEVYQIKQGLSNDNIRSLLEDREGSLWVGTTSGLNRFRTSKFINYTSSDGLANDFVRAVLEDSKGNFWVGTDGGGLSLFQNGKFTNYTTKDGLVSDLVRSLHEDKEGKLWVGTNEGLSCFYNGKFTNYTTKDGLPHNSIYCINQDKEGNFWFGTNGGGASLFKDGKFTNFGVKEGLLNLSVRTIFLDREGNLWFGTYSGLNSYKNGQFFSHTKKDGVSGNAVFSAYQDSQGDIWFTTNDGFTRYKQGKFTPYATSTGLFDGISFQILEDSRGYLWASTSKGILSVRKRDFNDYDQGKISSIAYTMYGKIDGMKTHQCNGASQPCAIKSKDGRLWFATAKGITTIAPDEIKLNQLAPDVYITKAIVDGVSLNPTEKVVLDPGKEKYEFHYTGLSFLALEKVKFKFMLVGYDKDWVVANTRRIAYYTHIPPGDYQFRVIACNNDGVWNETGASFYFTLKTHPLKTNWAYAFYISSFLALGYTGVRYRVKVLQRRNELLESKVQERTLELNQKNEQLLLSAKQIEQKNSLLEQVNKELATSHRETEQKNSLLEQVNKELAEKNSQLVLSKEQLVESYKRAEKIFSAMSDILPSTILDDKYRLETKIGSGGYGVIYQATHVSMQRPVAVKIFRPASGNVNSEALERFRLEGISACRINHPNAVAVLDSNITPGGIAYLVMELLQGKTLAQELESKSRLPAKRALEIIIPVCNVLAQAHEVGIIHRDIKPDNIFLHQSTEGEVVKVVDFGIAKLAGDTFNMELSKLTGTGTLIGTPTYMSPERLSNKTYDGKSDVYSLGVVLYEILSGYPPFDSFDDNVWALINMQLTEDPQPLSSILVDIPAQLDEAVLKALVKDPEKRPSAQDLAADLTSILATLNN
- the alr gene encoding alanine racemase — protein: MRPTWAEVRLDYIADNYQKIKEFVGSSVKVMAVIKADAYGHGASEVAKYLENQAIKPDWFGVALTEEAVKLRETGVKTPILCLGGFWKSSKASKCIKYNLVPTIYRFDMLENLVEAARQAACSWKFHLKIDTGMGRLGILPDELPTFLEKLKIYPEVILDGVMTHLASADELEKSEFTKKQLTIFEDCLSQIRQAGFNPTYQHTANSAATCSWPQAYGNLVRAGGLLYGLTDTIAPNVKLKVKPALSLHSTIILLKKSLLILVWAIAILFLLIEEKFNSYNTNWL